TGACAAGTGTCAAGCAAATGTATTTTTTCATGGTTGAATTTCCCAAGGAAAACGGCGAAAAAAATAAGGGTATTGCGAATGAGGCTAGCGTGTTTATGTGGGAAATGCCACGTGTAGCAGGTCAAAACGCAGCGCATCGCGACGAACGTCGCGCAAAAGAAGTGACAATGTGTCCGGTTTTGTGTCCGGACCTGTCCGTTAGGATTGGTTTAATGTGTCCGCTTGGTCTTCGAGATCCACGTATTCAATGTCCATGAAGTCGAGTGTTTCCAACCATTCGTTGCTCGCCACAAACTCGTTGGTGAGCGTTTCAGGATCGGCCGCGCCTTCCGGCGAAACAATGCAGTCGTTGGGTGTCTCGATTTCTTCAACGGTGGTCTTTGCCCAGCGTTCGTCATCGAGTTCATCGACGGTGCCATCGACAAATTGAATGTCGATGGTATTCAAGTCGACGTCGATAGCAACGACTTCGAACGCCGCGCCACTGCGGTTCGTATACCAGTGTCCAATGATGGGTGTGGGTCTAATCATGTCGTTCCCCAGTTATGTGTGCATGTGCCTCTCTTTCGTTGATGGAATACCAGCAAGATATAGACCCATTCGCCGCGCTTGGCAAACGTGGTCAAACAGAACAAAAAAAAGCGTGATGGTTTCGGGGTGTTGTCATCGGGCTTGAGAAAAACCCGTAGATTTTGCAGAGCAGCGTTAGCGCAAGTTGCTACGCAAGGCGAAAGTTGAATTCAATCACTTAACGACGTTTAAAGTGAGTTTAATTATCAACACGCTCAAAAATGAAATCCCACACGCCGTGACCTTTGCGGTGACCGCGTTTCTCAAACTTGGTGAGCGGTCGGGAATCAGGGCGGGGTACACACACGTCGTCGGGTGTGGCGTCATGCGCGGCGGTGGCGTTGTCGCGTGTGTTGCGAAACAGTGCCGATGATTGAAGCACTGCACACATGTGCTCGGCATAAGGGTGCCAGTCGGTGGCAAAGTGAAGGCGACCGCCGGGTGCCAGACGTCGGTGAAGCAATGCTAGGAATGATGGTTGCACAATGCGTCGCTTGTGGTGTTTTTTCTTTGGCCACGGATCGGGAAAATACAGATTGATGCGATTGAACGTGTGATCGGCGACCATGTGTTCCAGCACATCCATGGCGTCGTGATTGATGACGCGCGCATTTTGCAAGGCCGCTTCTTGCAGCAACATCAAAAGGTGACCCACACCGGGTCGATGCACTTCGATGCCAACAAAGTTTTGGTCGGTATTGCGCTTGGCCATTTCAAACAGCGCCTCGCCATTGCCAAAGCCGATTTCGAGCGTCAGTGGATGATGCGCGGTGTCTTTAAATGCCGCGCGTAGATCGGTGGGTTCGGCAGAGTACTCTATGCCATAGAGTGGCCAGCCGCTGTCGAGCGCTCGCGCTTGACCGCGCGTGAGTCGTCCTTCGCGAATGATGAAACTGCGAATACTGCGACGTTTGGCAAACGCGCCGTCCGGCGTGTCGGACATCGTTAAAAGATCGTGCCGTCGAGCGGTGAGGACGCTGACGCGAACCGTTTGCGTGGAATGCGACCCGCCAAAAATGCTTCGCGCCCCGCTTCGATGGCTTTTTTCATGGCGCTGGCCATGAGCACCGGCTGCTGCGCGCCGGCAATCGCGGTGTTCATTAAAACGCCGTCGCAGCCCAGTTCCATGGCCACGGCGGCGTCTGAGGCCGTGCCCACACCCGCGTCTACTAAAATGGGCACCGACGCGTTTTCAACGATCGTTAAAATGTTATAGGGATTGCGAATGCCGAGCCCAGAACCAATCGGCGCCGCGAGCGGCATCACCGCGATGCAGCCGAGTTCTTCGAGGTGCTTGGCGAGAATCGGATCGTCGTTGGTGTAGACCATGACGTCAAATCCTTCCTTCACAAGCGTTTTGGTGGCGTCGATGGTTTGCACCACATCTGGGAACAAGGTCTTTTCATCGCCGAGCACCTCGAGTTTGACGAGGTTGTGTCCGTCAAGTAGCTCGCGAGCGAGGCGACAGGTGCGCACGGCGTCGGCGGCGGTGTAGCAGCCCGCGGTGTTTGGCAGCAGTGTGTACGCGTCGGGCGG
The Pseudomonadota bacterium DNA segment above includes these coding regions:
- a CDS encoding DUF6763 family protein, with translation MIRPTPIIGHWYTNRSGAAFEVVAIDVDLNTIDIQFVDGTVDELDDERWAKTTVEEIETPNDCIVSPEGAADPETLTNEFVASNEWLETLDFMDIEYVDLEDQADTLNQS
- the trmB gene encoding tRNA (guanosine(46)-N7)-methyltransferase TrmB, yielding MSDTPDGAFAKRRSIRSFIIREGRLTRGQARALDSGWPLYGIEYSAEPTDLRAAFKDTAHHPLTLEIGFGNGEALFEMAKRNTDQNFVGIEVHRPGVGHLLMLLQEAALQNARVINHDAMDVLEHMVADHTFNRINLYFPDPWPKKKHHKRRIVQPSFLALLHRRLAPGGRLHFATDWHPYAEHMCAVLQSSALFRNTRDNATAAHDATPDDVCVPRPDSRPLTKFEKRGHRKGHGVWDFIFERVDN
- a CDS encoding thiazole synthase, which codes for MGDYQFTSRLLVGTGKYKDLDETKAATEASGANVVTVAIRRTNIGQHDDEPNLLDVIPPDAYTLLPNTAGCYTAADAVRTCRLARELLDGHNLVKLEVLGDEKTLFPDVVQTIDATKTLVKEGFDVMVYTNDDPILAKHLEELGCIAVMPLAAPIGSGLGIRNPYNILTIVENASVPILVDAGVGTASDAAVAMELGCDGVLMNTAIAGAQQPVLMASAMKKAIEAGREAFLAGRIPRKRFASASSPLDGTIF